The following proteins are co-located in the Peromyscus eremicus chromosome 13, PerEre_H2_v1, whole genome shotgun sequence genome:
- the LOC131923573 gene encoding UDP-glucuronosyltransferase 1A5-like, with protein sequence MATGFHVPLQGLLGLLLLCALPQTEGGKVLVFPMEGSHWLSMRDVTKELHARGHQIVVVAPDVTLHIKGEDFFTLKTYAFPYTNQGYKQQMIKTINLVFETGNSVKTFFKTSEALKKISATLLTSCKNLLHNETLIRHLNSSSFDMVLTDPVFPCGAVLAKYLQIPAVFFLRYIPCDIDYEATQCPNPPSYIPSLFTRLSDHMNFLQRTKNMLYPLTLKYLCRVSFTPYERLASELLQREVSLVEVLSHASVWLFRGDFVFDYPRPIMPNMVFIGGINCANRKPLHQVCIEAFNQSIFYAEYIFSC encoded by the coding sequence ATGGCTACGGGTTTCCATGTGCCCTTGCAAGGATTGCTGGGGCTGCTCCTCCTCTGTGCCCTGCCCCAGACTGAAGGTGGGAAGGTGCTGGTGTTTCCCATGGAGGGCAGCCACTGGCTGAGCATGAGGGATGTCACCAAGGAGCTCCATGCCCGAGGCCACCAGATTGTGGTTGTGGCTCCAGACGTGACTCTTCACATCAAAGGCGAGGACTTCTTCACCCTCAAAACTTATGCCTTTCCGTACACTAACCAAGGATATAAGCAACAAATGATAAAAACCATTAACCTGGTCTTTGAAACAGGAAACTCTGTGAAGACATTCTTTAAAACATCTGAGGCTTTGAAAAAAATATCAGCAACTCTCTTAACATCTTGCAAGAATCTACTGCACAATGAGACCCTGATCCGGCACCTGAATTCCAGCTCCTTTGACATGGTCTTAACGGACCCGGTTTTCCCCTGTGGGGCAGTGCTGGCCAAGTACCTACAGATTCCTGCTGTGTTTTTTCTGCGGTATATCCCCTGTGACATAGACTATGAGGCCACACAATGTCCAAACCCTCCCTCATATATTCCAAGTCTATTTACAAGACTTTCTGACCACATGAACTTCCTACAAAGGACCAAAAATATGCTGTACCCTCTCACCTTGAAGTACCTGTGTCGTGTATCTTTCACTCCCTATGAAAGGCTTGCCTCTGAGCTTTTGCAGAGAGAGGTGTCCTTGGTGGAGGTTCTCAGCCATGCATCTGTGTGGCTGTTCCGGGGGGACTTTGTGTTCGACTACCCCAGGCCCATCATGCCTAACATGGTCTTCATTGGGGGCATAAACTGTGCCAACAGGAAGCCACTCCATCAGGTCTGTATTGAAGCCTTTAACCAATCAATATTCTATGCAGAATATATTTTCTCATGCTGA